The proteins below are encoded in one region of Methanofollis aquaemaris:
- a CDS encoding 6-hydroxymethylpterin diphosphokinase MptE-like protein, producing MKFEEWEPLYEEILAYFAFEREGDEEAARILADLLPRDDLPALRALIEGKTVTVCGNAPCLPDEIETIEGTVLAADAAAEVLFGRGVRPDAVFTDLDGATDVLLDMNEAGTVVVVHAHGDNIPLVRHWTPRFAGPVVGTTQAAPFGRIHNFGGFSDGDRAAFAAHDLGATVVHLVGFDLDDPDVDPVKRGKLAWARRLLALLGHDL from the coding sequence ATGAAGTTTGAGGAGTGGGAACCGCTCTACGAGGAAATTCTCGCGTACTTCGCGTTTGAACGCGAGGGCGACGAGGAGGCGGCCAGGATCCTTGCCGACCTCCTCCCCCGCGACGATCTCCCGGCGCTTCGCGCCCTCATCGAGGGGAAGACGGTCACGGTCTGCGGGAACGCACCCTGTCTCCCCGACGAGATCGAAACGATCGAGGGGACGGTGCTGGCGGCCGACGCCGCGGCCGAGGTGCTCTTTGGCCGCGGGGTCAGACCCGACGCCGTCTTCACCGACCTCGACGGGGCGACCGACGTGCTCCTCGACATGAACGAGGCCGGGACGGTCGTCGTCGTCCACGCCCACGGCGACAACATCCCGCTCGTCCGTCACTGGACGCCGCGGTTTGCCGGGCCGGTGGTCGGGACGACGCAGGCCGCACCCTTCGGGCGGATCCACAACTTCGGCGGGTTCTCCGACGGCGACCGTGCGGCCTTCGCCGCCCACGACCTCGGAGCAACCGTCGTGCACCTCGTCGGCTTCGACCTCGACGACCCCGACGTCGACCCGGTCAAGCGCGGCAAACTGGCCTGGGCGCGCCGTCTCCTCGCCCTCCTCGGTCATGACCTCTGA
- a CDS encoding DHH family phosphoesterase, which yields MADAAQPGSAGKIKYLICGCGSMGYNIVEELLKETDSILILDRDEKRVEDLRDQKYEAIVRELTDPEVLDDLPVPEVVFVLTNDKDANLAVVRTAEIKFPLAHLIARATDPVSKDMLTTAGADVVLYPQEVVAKSAVHHIRRLSASRIARKLYTLLGSWEGTLGIVAHTNPDPDSVSSAMALATIAREATGGALVTRILYDGNVGHQENRAFVNLLDITMETITPENLAECDHLALVDSSAPGVNNALDKEARVNIIIDHHKNGTHDTSAVDFVDIRPGMGATASIMTQYLQELDIPVGKKVATALLYGIRADTRDFRRNITPQDLNYAAFLLPLTDREILDKIMSPAVSQETLDVLGNAIKGREVFSGYLFTNVGYLRNRDAVPQAADILINLEGVNTAIVYGITDSNIIFSARNRDIRIHIGKVLEEALAEIGEGGGHANMAAAVIPLNYFSLVKEKEDLLELVIDPILKKIRRIVGLEDEAKHEV from the coding sequence ATGGCCGATGCAGCTCAGCCCGGGTCGGCCGGGAAGATCAAATACCTCATCTGCGGCTGCGGAAGCATGGGATACAATATCGTGGAGGAACTCCTCAAGGAGACCGACTCGATACTGATCCTCGATCGGGACGAAAAACGCGTCGAAGATCTCCGCGACCAGAAATATGAAGCAATTGTACGAGAACTCACCGATCCCGAGGTGCTCGACGACCTCCCGGTTCCCGAGGTGGTGTTCGTCCTCACCAACGACAAAGACGCCAACCTCGCCGTGGTCAGGACCGCCGAGATCAAATTTCCCCTCGCACACCTCATCGCCCGCGCCACCGACCCGGTGAGCAAGGACATGCTCACGACGGCCGGGGCGGACGTCGTTCTCTACCCCCAGGAGGTCGTCGCCAAGAGCGCCGTCCACCACATCAGGAGACTTTCAGCATCCAGAATAGCACGCAAACTCTATACTCTCCTCGGCTCATGGGAGGGCACCCTCGGAATTGTCGCCCACACCAACCCCGACCCCGACTCGGTCTCGAGCGCGATGGCCCTCGCAACGATCGCGCGCGAGGCCACCGGAGGAGCGCTGGTGACCAGGATCCTCTACGACGGGAACGTGGGCCACCAGGAGAACCGCGCCTTCGTCAACCTCCTGGACATCACGATGGAGACGATCACCCCCGAGAACCTGGCCGAATGCGATCACCTCGCGCTGGTCGACTCCTCGGCGCCGGGGGTGAACAACGCCCTCGACAAAGAGGCGCGGGTCAACATCATCATCGACCACCACAAGAACGGGACTCACGACACCAGTGCGGTCGACTTCGTCGACATCAGGCCCGGCATGGGGGCGACGGCGAGCATCATGACCCAGTACCTCCAGGAACTCGACATCCCGGTGGGCAAGAAAGTGGCGACCGCCCTGCTGTACGGGATCAGGGCCGACACCCGTGACTTCAGGCGCAACATCACGCCGCAAGACCTCAACTACGCGGCCTTCCTCCTCCCGCTCACCGACCGGGAGATCCTGGACAAGATCATGTCTCCGGCAGTCTCGCAGGAGACCCTCGACGTGCTCGGCAACGCGATCAAAGGGCGGGAAGTCTTCTCCGGATACCTCTTCACGAACGTGGGCTACCTGCGCAACCGCGACGCCGTCCCGCAGGCCGCCGACATCCTCATCAACCTCGAAGGCGTCAACACCGCCATCGTCTACGGGATCACCGACTCGAACATCATCTTCTCGGCACGGAACCGGGACATCAGGATCCATATCGGCAAGGTGCTCGAAGAGGCCCTCGCCGAGATCGGGGAGGGCGGCGGCCATGCGAACATGGCGGCGGCGGTCATCCCGCTCAACTATTTCTCGCTGGTCAAGGAGAAAGAAGACCTCCTCGAACTGGTCATCGACCCCATCCTCAAGAAGATCCGGCGGATCGTGGGGCTGGAAGACGAGGCGAAGCATGAAGTTTGA
- a CDS encoding acyltransferase, whose product MANRVRYFDEINILRAFAILAVISIHVSTYFTQMSTINLLATVDMAIDAFSHFAVPLFIAISGFVLYNKYSGTIDLKKFYEKRLKSTLPPYLIFSTFYLAMTYIGSIVLAKSVNLDIPHIIYRYATGGCFYHLWFFVLIIQLYLLYPAILWIYRSFESRGRVFELLLASFLIGVIYRLCPLPDVFILGVATPILGVATKFMGYLFYFILGMVVRSRYDELLLKSGSNTSLCCMSVPLLCCTILGVFEYAREYFKIDITSIMPFAGQYWHGLTVAITPLYYVVIFALCFSISLHLLSSKTVIFKLLEKIGHYSFGIYLVHAFILYMLVLVFPKFGFDWNNWFFYPLTFCLTLILSYISVEILQKIPYSTYIIGSTR is encoded by the coding sequence ATGGCAAACAGGGTGCGATACTTTGATGAGATTAATATTTTAAGGGCTTTTGCAATCCTGGCCGTGATCAGCATCCATGTTTCAACATATTTCACACAGATGAGCACCATCAATCTGCTGGCGACGGTAGATATGGCAATTGATGCCTTCTCTCACTTTGCCGTTCCGCTCTTCATAGCCATCTCAGGCTTTGTTTTGTACAATAAATATTCCGGCACAATAGATCTCAAAAAATTTTATGAAAAAAGACTGAAGTCCACCCTCCCACCCTATCTCATCTTCTCTACCTTTTACCTGGCAATGACCTATATCGGTTCGATTGTGCTTGCAAAATCGGTCAACCTTGACATCCCGCATATTATCTATCGATACGCGACAGGGGGATGTTTTTACCATCTCTGGTTTTTTGTCCTGATCATCCAGCTCTATCTCCTTTACCCCGCCATACTCTGGATATACCGCTCTTTTGAATCACGAGGCAGAGTTTTCGAACTCCTCCTTGCATCCTTCCTCATAGGAGTGATCTACCGATTATGTCCTCTTCCCGATGTATTCATTCTCGGAGTTGCCACACCCATACTGGGGGTTGCCACCAAATTCATGGGATATCTCTTCTATTTCATATTAGGGATGGTTGTACGGAGCAGATATGATGAATTGCTGCTGAAATCTGGGTCTAATACATCACTGTGTTGCATGTCAGTTCCTCTGCTCTGCTGCACAATCCTTGGCGTCTTCGAATACGCCCGGGAGTACTTTAAAATTGATATAACCTCAATCATGCCTTTTGCAGGACAATACTGGCACGGGCTTACTGTTGCGATAACTCCCCTGTATTATGTGGTTATCTTTGCCCTCTGCTTCAGCATCTCCCTGCACCTTCTCTCCAGTAAAACCGTGATATTCAAGTTGCTCGAAAAAATCGGTCATTATTCATTCGGGATCTATCTGGTTCACGCATTCATCTTGTATATGCTTGTGCTGGTATTCCCGAAGTTTGGGTTCGACTGGAACAATTGGTTCTTCTACCCGCTGACATTTTGTTTGACCCTTATTCTGAGTTATATCTCTGTGGAGATTCTCCAGAAAATCCCCTATAGCACATATATCATCGGGAGCACCAGATAG
- a CDS encoding ABC transporter ATP-binding protein, producing the protein MISAHDLVKEYGTFRALDGVSFDLEDGEVLGIVGHNGAGKTTLLKILSGLSLPTAGGLEVGGADVLADPSALKRTLGYLPEESRLYETMKVYDYLAFFGEIYGLDRATIRARGGRLLASLSLDPGEKKIGELSKGMRRKVAIARSLIHDPSFLVYDEPTSGLDPMTGRFIGEFLKGLGEEGKTIVLSAHNLFQVEAVCDRVMILRRGRIEAFGTMAELRERFGSLTYAVFFTVPDPGLLDSDLSFSRAEGVYLAEAADVEGMNAVTAAVTAAGGRVERVESRYPSLEEMLVAVGR; encoded by the coding sequence ATGATCTCGGCACATGATCTGGTGAAGGAATACGGCACCTTCCGCGCCCTCGACGGCGTGAGTTTTGACCTGGAGGACGGGGAGGTGCTCGGGATCGTCGGGCACAATGGTGCGGGCAAGACGACGCTCCTCAAGATCCTCTCCGGCCTTTCCCTCCCGACGGCCGGCGGACTGGAAGTGGGCGGGGCCGACGTCCTCGCCGACCCCTCGGCGCTCAAGCGGACTCTTGGCTATCTGCCCGAGGAGTCGCGGCTCTACGAGACGATGAAGGTCTATGATTACCTCGCCTTCTTCGGCGAGATCTACGGTCTTGACCGGGCGACGATCCGGGCGCGGGGAGGTCGTCTCCTCGCCTCGCTCTCCCTCGATCCCGGCGAGAAGAAGATCGGCGAACTCTCGAAGGGTATGCGCCGCAAGGTCGCGATCGCCCGTTCGCTCATCCATGATCCCTCCTTCCTGGTCTATGACGAACCGACTTCAGGTCTCGACCCGATGACCGGGCGGTTCATCGGCGAGTTTCTCAAGGGTCTGGGCGAGGAGGGCAAGACGATCGTCCTCTCGGCCCACAATCTTTTCCAGGTCGAGGCGGTCTGCGACCGGGTGATGATCCTCAGACGCGGCCGGATCGAGGCCTTCGGGACGATGGCCGAACTTCGGGAGCGGTTCGGCTCGCTCACCTATGCAGTCTTTTTCACGGTGCCCGACCCCGGTCTCCTCGACTCCGATCTCTCGTTCTCGCGGGCCGAGGGGGTGTACCTGGCCGAGGCCGCGGATGTCGAGGGGATGAACGCGGTCACCGCGGCGGTCACCGCCGCGGGCGGGCGGGTGGAGCGGGTCGAGTCGAGGTACCCGTCGCTGGAGGAGATGCTCGTCGCGGTGGGGCGGTAG